In one window of Nitrososphaerota archaeon DNA:
- the rrp4 gene encoding exosome complex RNA-binding protein Rrp4 has protein sequence MPMVERKQVIPGDVIARGNYQFGNYVEKRGDEYVALRVGLAEISPEEIKLNPLTGPYLPRPEDQVIGKVVDINGFGWVVDINSCFEGFLPASFVFGREFSPATHDLSSKFKIGDVIGARIESFDRSRDPQLSIRGEGYGKIPRGEITKISPTKVPRLIGRRGAMINLISERTGCDVQVGQNGVIVVVGPPEGIVKTANVIKMIEQEAHAADLMSRVEEYLGGSASAA, from the coding sequence ATGCCAATGGTAGAAAGGAAGCAGGTAATTCCCGGAGACGTGATAGCCAGAGGAAACTATCAATTCGGGAACTACGTCGAGAAGCGAGGGGACGAGTACGTGGCGCTCAGGGTCGGGCTCGCCGAGATCAGCCCTGAGGAGATAAAACTCAACCCACTGACCGGCCCCTACCTCCCCAGGCCTGAGGACCAGGTGATAGGCAAGGTGGTCGACATAAACGGGTTCGGATGGGTGGTGGACATCAACTCATGCTTTGAAGGGTTCCTGCCGGCTTCGTTCGTTTTCGGGAGGGAGTTCTCCCCGGCGACCCATGACCTCTCATCGAAGTTCAAGATAGGAGACGTGATCGGAGCGAGGATCGAGTCCTTCGACCGTTCCAGGGACCCGCAGCTCAGCATAAGAGGGGAGGGCTACGGTAAGATCCCGCGGGGCGAGATCACCAAGATATCGCCGACGAAGGTGCCGCGACTCATCGGCAGGAGGGGCGCGATGATCAACCTCATCAGCGAACGCACAGGCTGCGACGTCCAGGTTGGACAGAACGGAGTAATAGTGGTCGTGGGACCCCCAGAAGGCATCGTGAAGACGGCCAACGTGATCAAGATGATAGAGCAAGAAGCGCACGCGGCTGACCTGATGAGCAGGGTCGAGGAATACCTTGGAGGGAGTGCAAGTGCAGCCTAA
- a CDS encoding ribosome assembly factor SBDS — MSGSFGHGGGEYRPRTKETSKFTTVHITIEGEHYEILVNPDAALSFKQGRAVEPSQVIAADEVYSDSKKGLRANSEHLRKHFGTDDHAKAALEVLKRGELNLTQDQRRKLTDEKRKAVIATISKTFVDPKTMLPHPPLRIEQAMQEAKVTIDPFQDANEQMKVVVEKLRTILPMKSEKVKLQVKVTAQYSGQTIGILKNYGEILKEDWGADGTLSAIVEIPAGGQPGLLDRLGSTTKGAAQVTMVK; from the coding sequence TTGAGCGGCAGCTTCGGACATGGGGGCGGAGAGTACAGACCTAGGACGAAGGAGACGTCGAAGTTCACCACAGTACACATCACCATCGAAGGGGAGCACTATGAGATCCTGGTCAACCCGGACGCCGCCTTGAGTTTCAAGCAGGGGAGGGCCGTCGAGCCTTCTCAGGTGATTGCCGCCGATGAGGTCTATTCAGACTCCAAGAAGGGACTGCGGGCCAACAGCGAGCATCTAAGGAAGCACTTCGGGACCGACGACCATGCCAAGGCAGCCCTCGAGGTGCTGAAGCGCGGCGAGCTGAACCTGACTCAGGACCAGAGGAGGAAGCTTACCGATGAGAAGAGAAAAGCCGTCATAGCGACGATTTCAAAGACCTTTGTCGACCCGAAGACCATGCTGCCTCACCCCCCTCTGAGGATCGAACAGGCCATGCAGGAGGCCAAGGTCACCATAGACCCGTTCCAGGATGCGAACGAGCAGATGAAAGTGGTGGTCGAGAAGCTCAGGACCATCCTACCCATGAAGTCGGAGAAGGTGAAGCTGCAGGTGAAGGTGACTGCCCAGTACTCAGGTCAGACCATCGGGATACTCAAGAACTACGGCGAGATCCTGAAAGAAGATTGGGGGGCAGACGGGACGCTTTCAGCAATAGTAGAAATACCAGCTGGCGGACAGCCTGGTCTGCTGGACCGGCTCGGTTCGACTACGAAGGGTGCGGCCCAGGTTACAATGGTGAAATGA
- the psmA gene encoding archaeal proteasome endopeptidase complex subunit alpha, whose protein sequence is MFAPSAGYDRAITIFSPDGRLYQVEYALETVRRGSLAVGIRTKEGIVLAVEEKGRKLQSDDSVIKMFQIDDHVGAVGAGYIPDARIQVDSARVMAQSNRLIYDEPVDVEAIAKRIADMNQQYTQYAGVRPFGVSLIIAGVDESSGPVVYLADPTGTYSGFHAIAIGQGSDQVNDYLEKNYSSDLSLDTAVTLAIECIYLVSEDKSGTGHIKVAVVEAESKKMRRLTEQEVGKNAAAARTKSEKPPAKSS, encoded by the coding sequence ATGTTTGCACCTTCGGCAGGATACGACCGGGCCATCACCATCTTCTCACCAGACGGGCGCCTGTACCAGGTCGAGTACGCCCTCGAGACGGTCAGAAGGGGTAGCCTTGCGGTCGGCATCAGGACAAAGGAGGGCATCGTGCTAGCCGTAGAAGAAAAGGGTCGGAAGCTCCAGAGCGACGATTCTGTAATCAAGATGTTCCAGATCGACGACCACGTGGGCGCGGTCGGTGCTGGCTACATCCCCGACGCGCGGATACAGGTGGACAGCGCCAGAGTAATGGCTCAGAGCAACAGGCTGATCTACGACGAGCCGGTCGATGTGGAGGCGATAGCGAAGAGGATAGCCGACATGAACCAGCAGTACACCCAGTATGCAGGTGTGAGGCCCTTCGGCGTCTCTCTGATAATCGCAGGAGTAGACGAGAGCAGCGGGCCCGTGGTCTATTTGGCAGACCCCACCGGGACCTACTCTGGATTCCACGCGATAGCCATCGGCCAAGGGAGTGACCAGGTCAACGACTACCTGGAGAAGAACTACTCCTCAGACCTGTCCCTTGACACTGCCGTCACGCTGGCAATCGAATGCATCTACCTCGTGAGCGAGGACAAGTCGGGCACGGGGCACATCAAGGTCGCCGTGGTCGAAGCAGAGTCCAAGAAGATGAGGAGGCTCACTGAACAGGAGGTAGGCAAGAACGCAGCGGCTGCCAGGACCAAGTCAGAAAAGCCACCCGCCAAGAGCTCCTGA
- a CDS encoding gamma-glutamyl-gamma-aminobutyrate hydrolase family protein (Members of this family of hydrolases with an active site Cys residue belong to MEROPS family C26.) has product MVKVLAVNNYPTLERFERLRRSLSDNGAQVTSIDWSESSATKFDQFDGVALSGAPDMLSKESTQVKFRGEVEAILKTLVPVLGVCFGHQMMAHAFGSRVIEDTEHVLEFVKTEPIVEDPIFEGLSSPAMLMESRHEIVESLPDSFRLLASSETSRIAAMKHSKRPLYGVQFHPERYTSESPDGFRVVGNFVRMLR; this is encoded by the coding sequence TTGGTCAAGGTCCTGGCCGTCAACAACTATCCCACTCTCGAGCGCTTCGAAAGGCTGAGGCGGAGCCTCTCGGACAATGGCGCCCAGGTCACTTCCATCGATTGGAGCGAGTCTTCAGCTACGAAGTTCGACCAGTTCGACGGCGTAGCGCTCAGCGGCGCCCCGGACATGCTCTCCAAGGAGAGCACGCAGGTCAAGTTCCGTGGCGAAGTCGAGGCCATCTTGAAGACCCTAGTCCCGGTTCTAGGGGTGTGTTTCGGGCATCAGATGATGGCCCATGCCTTCGGCTCAAGGGTCATCGAGGACACCGAGCACGTGCTAGAGTTTGTCAAGACGGAACCCATAGTCGAGGACCCGATCTTCGAAGGGCTATCGAGTCCAGCCATGCTAATGGAGTCGCGGCACGAAATCGTCGAGTCCCTACCCGATTCCTTCCGACTACTCGCCAGTAGCGAGACGAGCAGGATCGCAGCGATGAAGCATTCCAAGCGGCCTCTCTACGGCGTTCAGTTCCATCCAGAGCGCTACACGTCCGAGAGCCCCGACGGGTTCAGGGTCGTCGGCAACTTCGTCAGGATGCTGCGCTAG
- a CDS encoding Mov34/MPN/PAD-1 family protein yields the protein MPVQKVVLAAQVLDSLLTYSKMAYPNEGILLLRGKSKKGIVEVTSVAVPPAAVHAHSYSSFNWWMLPIDMSYLGVAHSHPSGNANPSDQDKLHATGKIMVIMGYPFSNSSSIGVYDHNGNRVPFEVKPA from the coding sequence TTGCCAGTCCAGAAAGTCGTCCTCGCGGCCCAGGTCCTAGACAGTCTCCTCACGTATTCCAAGATGGCCTACCCAAACGAAGGCATCCTACTGCTCCGCGGGAAGTCGAAGAAAGGAATCGTGGAGGTGACCAGCGTCGCGGTCCCGCCGGCCGCGGTCCATGCCCACTCCTATTCCTCGTTCAACTGGTGGATGCTCCCCATCGACATGTCATACCTAGGGGTTGCCCACTCCCATCCTTCAGGAAACGCGAACCCATCCGACCAGGACAAGCTCCATGCGACTGGAAAGATCATGGTCATCATGGGGTATCCCTTCTCCAACTCATCGAGCATAGGGGTCTACGACCACAACGGGAACAGAGTGCCCTTCGAAGTCAAGCCCGCCTAG